The following proteins are co-located in the Colletotrichum lupini chromosome 4, complete sequence genome:
- a CDS encoding mechanosensitive ion channel, with protein MTTPTNNRDRANSDENEKHSQHTDDSLQTATDPNSQPTHPEKLTRLNTDNHLHIPQETHGGPMSPQDSREQASRLNDDLELLRAERLISNQEHEMSQQRSRQGRTREMEPEDVFATNGPNPADAAKPPPEKKAGAFAFALWKWLRKFPRVFRYFVYLIPGAALLLIPVLIGHFAVDAESATVGGAYGVYLTWFGIWLEVVWCSLWATRMVTSFMPLTFGGIAIVMGSSNHKKWRDIGQGLELHTALFMWMLAILCSYSPILEDHRVLPDGFNPDTDTKPDLKWVDIVQKVIIAFLVLAALNWVEKICIQWIATSFHQRTYVQRIETNKSDIDHLVHLYEHSKMRINREDSIWLTTENGNRSGARTPMGVVGKNVRTAFNKAGGVAARVGNDFIGRKVAFNHARKITYEMLRNTGSAHSLARLIFRSLAKDGQETIYLEDMQSAFKTSEEAEHAFSIFDKDLNGDISMEEMELTCNEIHLERKAIAASLKDLDSVIKKLDKVFLVIIVIIAIIVFISILSGSAAAGLASAGSSFLGLAWLLQASAQEFLQSIIFVFVKHPFDVGDRVTVYGNTGTTGTGDDYYVTEISLLYTEFKKMEGHIVQAPNSVLNTLFILNQRRSAGLADPIELKLGFGTDPELIEELKSRMLNFCLEHKRDYQPRIITEVRTLNEVQSFTMNLIFFHKSNFQNELLRLQRHNKFAAQLMAEVRAVGLQGPWQVQPGGSRNTPFYWAGGAPPSYDSSKNGGPSGIEPATPGGDSHSIHSTTQPTTAGTAVATRARADSRTGMTPFIDNNWSDFQDVFEARREVHQPHVARLQSIRERTDLERPESATSGAAASIASHDSGSQRRRFFGRPRSSSRAKTGDIV; from the coding sequence ATGACGACGCCAACAAATAATCGCGATCGCGCCAATTCAGACGAAAATGAGAAGCATTCTCAGCATACGGACGATAGTCTCCAAACCGCAACTGATCCCAATTCTCAACCAACTCACCCCGAAAAGTTGACGAGATTAAACACCGACAACCACCTTCATATTCCCCAAGAGACGCATGGCGGACCAATGTCACCGCAAGACTCACGAGAACAAGCCTCACGCCTCAATGACGATTTGGAGTTGTTGCGCGCCGAGCGCCTCATCTCCAACCAAGAACATGAAATGTCCCAGCAGCGTTCTCGCCAGGGTAGGACCCGCGAGATGGAGCCCGAGGATGTCTTCGCTACCAACGGTCCAAACCCTGCCGATGCCGCTAAGCCGCCGCCCGAGAAGAAGGCCGGTGCCTTCGCCTTCGCATTGTGGAAGTGGCTGAGGAAGTTCCCACGTGTTTTCCGATACTTTGTCTATCTGATTCCCGGTGCCGCGCTTCTTCTCATTCCGGTTCTCATCGGTCACTTCGCCGTGGACGCCGAAAGCGCTACCGTTGGTGGTGCCTACGGCGTTTATCTCACTTGGTTCGGAATCTGGCTCGAGGTTGTCTGGTGCTCATTGTGGGCTACGCGTATGGTTACCAGCTTTATGCCCCTCACCTTTGGCGGTATTGCCATTGTCATGGGCTCTTCGAACCATAAGAAATGGAGGGATATCGGCCAGGGTCTGGAGCTGCACACTGCCCTCTTCATGTGGATGCTCGCCATTCTTTGCTCTTACTCGCCCATACTCGAAGACCACCGCGTTCTTCCCGACGGGTTCAACCCGGACACCGACACCAAGCCGGATCTCAAATGGGTCGATATCGTCCAGAAGGTCATTATCGCTTTCTTGGTCCTGGCTGCTCTCAATTGGGTGGAGAAGATCTGCATCCAATGGATTGCCACATCTTTCCATCAGCGCACCTACGTCCAACGAATCGAGACGAACAAGAGCGATATCGACCATTTGGTCCACCTTTACGAGCACTCCAAGATGCGAATCAATCGCGAGGACTCTATATGGCTCACAACCGAGAACGGCAACAGGTCAGGCGCCCGTACCCCAATGGGTGTCGTCGGAAAGAATGTTCGCACTGCCTTCAACAAGGCCGGTGGCGTTGCGGCTCGTGTTGGAAACGACTTCATAGGACGAAAGGTCGCTTTCAACCATGCCCGCAAGATTACATACGAGATGTTGCGTAACACGGGTTCTGCTCATTCTCTTGCCCGCCTCATCTTCCGGAGTCTCGCCAAGGACGGTCAAGAGACCATCTACCTTGAAGACATGCAGTCCGCCTTCAAGACCAGTGAAGAGGCCGAACACGCCTTTAGCATTTTCGACAAGGATCTCAATGGTGATATCTCTATGGAAGAGATGGAACTCACTTGCAACGAAATTCATCTTGAGCGCAAGGCCATCGCTGCCTCGTTGAAGGACCTCGATTCCGTCATCAAAAAGCTTGATAAGGTCTTCCTCGTCATCATTGTCATTATCGCCATCATCGTCTTCATTTCCATTCTCTCAGGCTCTGCCGCTGCCGGTCTCGCTTCTGCCGGATCCAGTTTCCTCGGTCTCGCATGGCTGCTCCAGGCCAGCGCCCAAGAGTTCCTGCAGTCCATCATCTTCGTATTCGTCAAGCACCCATTCGATGTCGGTGACCGCGTCACTGTCTACGGCAACACTGGTACCACCGGAACTGGCGACGATTACTATGTTACGGAAATTTCCCTGCTGTACACCGAGTTCAAGAAGATGGAGGGTCACATTGTACAGGCACCCAACAGTGTGCTGAACACCCTTTTCATCCTCAACCAGCGCCGTTCTGCCGGTCTGGCTGATCCTATCGAGCTCAAGCTTGGTTTCGGCACCGATCCGGAGCTCATCGAGGAGCTCAAGTCTCGCATGCTCAACTTCTGCCTCGAACACAAGCGCGACTACCAGCCTCGCATTATTACTGAAGTCCGCACTCTTAATGAGGTTCAATCTTTCACCATGAACTTGATCTTCTTCCACAAGTCCAACTTCCAGAACGAACTGCTCCGTCTGCAAAGACACAACAAGTTTGCCGCCCAGCTTATGGCCGAGGTTCGCGCTGTTGGTCTCCAGGGCCCTTGGCAGGTGCAACCTGGTGGTTCCCGCAACACACCCTTTTACTGGGCAGGCGGCGCCCCTCCTTCGTACGACTCTTCCAAGAACGGTGGTCCCAGTGGCATCGAGCCTGCGACGCCTGGAGGCGACTCTCACTCCATTCACTCTACTACTCAGCCTACTACAGCGGGGACTGCGGTGGCCACTCGCGCTCGCGCCGATTCCCGCACTGGTATGACGCCTTTCATTGACAACAACTGGAGCGATTTCCAGGACGTGTTTGAGGCTCGCAGAGAGGTCCACCAGCCGCACGTCGCTCGCCTCCAGAGCATCCGCGAACGAACCGACCTCGAACGCCCAGAAAGCGCGACGTCAGGCGCCGCGGCTTCAATAGCTAGTCACGATTCTGGATCTCAGCGCCGACGCTTCTTTGGCCGACCGCGGAGTTCCAGCAGAGCCAAGACCGGCGACATTGTTTAG